A stretch of Gymnodinialimonas phycosphaerae DNA encodes these proteins:
- a CDS encoding CinA family protein: MSVNAVNALKDRGWMLATAESCTGGLIAGAVTDVAGSSTVFDRGFVTYSNRAKTQMLGVPPEVISTHGAVSEQVAEAMARGALARSDAQIAVSVTGIAGPGGSEHKPEGRVCFGLATSAGCHTETVDFGALGRAEVRARTVAHALALVEQAALS; encoded by the coding sequence GTGAGTGTTAACGCCGTTAATGCCTTGAAGGACCGGGGCTGGATGCTGGCAACGGCAGAAAGCTGCACCGGCGGGCTGATCGCCGGGGCGGTGACCGATGTGGCGGGCTCGTCGACAGTGTTCGACCGCGGCTTCGTCACCTATTCCAACCGGGCCAAAACACAGATGCTGGGGGTGCCACCAGAGGTCATCTCCACCCACGGCGCGGTCAGCGAACAGGTGGCCGAGGCCATGGCACGGGGTGCGTTGGCGCGTTCGGACGCGCAAATCGCGGTCTCCGTCACCGGGATCGCGGGGCCGGGCGGGTCCGAGCATAAACCCGAGGGACGGGTGTGCTTCGGCCTCGCCACATCGGCGGGCTGCCACACGGAAACGGTCGACTTCGGCGCCCTTGGCCGAGCCGAGGTTCGCGCCCGCACCGTCGCCCACGCGCTGGCACTGGTGGAACAGGCAGCGCTTAGTTAG
- a CDS encoding DUF6456 domain-containing protein: MTAPIRTPLHDEAMVTREARRILRRLCETGAVLAVAQDMDKAVVLRQGLDGDQTRTAVVDRRVAQAFAVKDWISCVQQGGKLARYAITTVGKTALKRLLDEDRKRRMGTAGFAEGPTSFQGQHADWGTRSVAGEGGKRERLRVNLSESPLAGLARRKGSDGKPFLGAALVQVGERLREDFERAQMGPRVGQNWDRFLSGSDRGGFMADGGIGEGPRAARARVSEALDALGPGLGDVVMRVCCFLEGLESAEKRLGWSARSGKVVLKIGLQRLLQHYEERHGFVPAQRD, from the coding sequence ATGACTGCCCCCATACGTACGCCACTTCACGACGAGGCAATGGTAACCCGTGAAGCCCGGCGCATTCTTCGCCGTCTATGTGAAACCGGCGCCGTTCTGGCCGTGGCCCAAGACATGGACAAAGCCGTGGTGTTGCGACAGGGCCTGGATGGTGACCAGACCCGCACCGCTGTCGTTGATCGCCGCGTGGCGCAAGCCTTCGCGGTGAAGGACTGGATTTCCTGCGTGCAACAGGGCGGCAAGCTGGCCCGCTACGCGATCACCACGGTCGGCAAGACCGCCCTGAAACGCCTGCTGGACGAAGACCGCAAGCGCCGGATGGGCACGGCGGGCTTTGCCGAAGGGCCCACCAGCTTTCAGGGCCAGCATGCAGACTGGGGCACGCGCTCGGTCGCTGGGGAAGGGGGCAAGCGTGAAAGATTGCGCGTGAACCTGTCCGAGTCGCCCCTGGCGGGCCTGGCGCGGCGGAAGGGCTCGGACGGGAAACCGTTTCTGGGGGCCGCCCTAGTGCAAGTTGGAGAGCGCCTGCGCGAGGACTTCGAGCGCGCCCAGATGGGTCCGCGTGTCGGGCAGAACTGGGACCGGTTCCTCTCGGGCTCGGACCGGGGAGGCTTCATGGCAGACGGTGGCATCGGTGAGGGTCCCCGTGCGGCACGCGCCCGCGTGTCCGAGGCGCTGGACGCGCTTGGGCCGGGGCTTGGCGATGTGGTGATGCGGGTGTGTTGCTTCCTCGAAGGGCTGGAGTCCGCTGAAAAACGGCTCGGCTGGTCGGCGCGGTCCGGCAAGGTAGTGCTCAAGATCGGTCTGCAACGCCTGTTGCAGCACTATGAAGAGCGGCACGGATTTGTCCCCGCCCAAAGGGACTGA
- a CDS encoding trimethylamine methyltransferase family protein yields the protein MGEVEQAGGRRRARGGGGAARRASRGAVSFETARFIERKIPNLEMLNEEALEIIEANAETVLEEIGVMFVENPAALQRWRDAGADVRGERVHIPRGLARELVKTAPSKFTQIARNRARDVEIGGNTLVLAPVYGPPFVHDLAGGRRYGTMADFEKFVKLGYMSKWLHHSGGTVCEPTDVPVNKRHLDMLYAHMSLSDKPYMGSVTDPSRAVDSIEMSKILFGADVVENNTVMTSLININSPLTFDGVMMGALEQYAAAGQASIISPFIVGGAMAPVSVAGTLTQCLAEGLAGVAYSQLVRAGSPAIMGAMVTSIDMNSGAPTFGTPEASQITYGMGQLTRRLGLPFRSSGSFTGSKLPDAQAGYETANSLNMGLLSGVNFMLHACGWLEGGLAASPEKFVLDADQLGILHRMAEGVAVDEGAQAMDALREVGPGGHFLGCAHTQDNYQTAFWRTGVLDYKPYETWTDEGSRSSYELAAAKVQRMLDDYQQPHLDPATDEALRAYMAEKKASMPDAFI from the coding sequence ATGGGCGAAGTGGAACAGGCAGGCGGTCGGCGTAGGGCTCGGGGCGGTGGCGGAGCTGCGCGGCGCGCGTCGCGCGGCGCAGTCAGCTTCGAGACGGCGCGCTTCATCGAGCGCAAGATCCCCAACCTGGAGATGCTGAACGAAGAGGCGCTCGAGATCATCGAGGCCAACGCCGAGACGGTGCTGGAAGAGATCGGCGTCATGTTCGTCGAAAACCCCGCCGCGCTGCAACGCTGGCGCGATGCGGGCGCGGATGTGCGCGGCGAGCGGGTGCATATCCCCCGGGGCCTCGCGCGCGAATTGGTGAAGACCGCGCCCTCGAAATTCACGCAGATCGCGCGCAATCGCGCCCGCGATGTGGAAATCGGCGGCAACACCTTGGTCCTTGCGCCCGTCTACGGGCCGCCGTTCGTGCACGATCTTGCGGGCGGGCGGCGCTATGGCACGATGGCGGATTTCGAAAAGTTTGTGAAGCTTGGCTACATGTCCAAGTGGTTGCACCATTCCGGCGGCACCGTGTGCGAGCCGACCGATGTGCCGGTCAACAAACGCCACCTCGACATGCTTTATGCCCACATGTCGCTGTCGGACAAACCCTACATGGGATCGGTGACAGACCCGTCGCGGGCCGTTGATTCCATCGAGATGTCGAAAATCCTATTCGGGGCGGATGTGGTTGAAAACAACACCGTCATGACCTCGCTGATCAACATCAACTCGCCCCTGACCTTCGATGGCGTGATGATGGGCGCGTTGGAACAATATGCGGCGGCAGGCCAGGCCTCGATCATTTCGCCCTTCATCGTGGGCGGCGCCATGGCACCGGTATCCGTGGCGGGCACCCTGACGCAATGCCTGGCCGAGGGGCTGGCAGGCGTGGCCTATTCGCAGTTGGTGCGGGCGGGATCACCGGCGATCATGGGGGCGATGGTGACGTCGATCGACATGAACTCTGGCGCGCCGACCTTTGGCACGCCCGAGGCCTCGCAGATTACCTATGGCATGGGACAGCTCACCCGCCGCCTGGGGCTGCCATTTCGCTCTTCTGGGTCGTTCACCGGCTCCAAGCTGCCCGATGCGCAAGCGGGATATGAGACGGCGAATTCGCTCAACATGGGACTTCTGTCGGGGGTGAATTTCATGCTTCACGCCTGCGGGTGGCTGGAGGGCGGCCTTGCGGCCTCACCCGAGAAGTTCGTGCTGGATGCCGACCAGTTGGGCATTCTGCACCGGATGGCCGAAGGCGTTGCGGTGGACGAGGGGGCGCAGGCGATGGACGCCCTGCGCGAGGTTGGCCCCGGTGGGCACTTCCTTGGTTGCGCGCATACGCAGGACAACTATCAAACGGCGTTCTGGCGCACGGGCGTGCTGGATTACAAACCGTATGAGACCTGGACCGACGAGGGCAGCCGATCCAGCTACGAGTTGGCGGCGGCAAAGGTGCAACGGATGTTGGACGACTACCAGCAGCCCCATCTAGATCCGGCCACAGACGAGGCGCTGCGTGCGTATATGGCCGAAAAGAAGGCGTCCATGCCAGACGCATTCATCTAG
- a CDS encoding type II toxin-antitoxin system RatA family toxin: MPNHSETRVLPYSARQMYDLVADVARYPEFIPWTIATRVKSVEPGDDHAVMHADMVVGFKMFREKFLSRVTLWEDAKRIDTEYVDGPFKYLISNWEFIDTETGCEVRFKVDFEFRNRLLQGAAGLFFMDAMQRIVRAFETRAAALYA, from the coding sequence GTGCCAAACCATTCAGAGACCCGCGTGCTTCCCTATTCAGCGCGACAGATGTACGATCTGGTAGCCGATGTCGCGCGCTACCCCGAGTTCATTCCGTGGACCATTGCCACGCGGGTGAAATCCGTCGAGCCGGGGGATGATCATGCCGTGATGCACGCCGACATGGTGGTGGGCTTCAAGATGTTCCGCGAAAAATTCCTGAGCCGTGTGACGCTGTGGGAGGACGCCAAAAGGATCGACACGGAATACGTGGATGGACCATTCAAGTACCTGATATCGAATTGGGAGTTCATCGATACAGAGACGGGCTGCGAAGTTCGGTTCAAGGTGGATTTCGAGTTTCGCAACCGCCTGCTGCAAGGTGCGGCCGGCCTGTTTTTCATGGACGCCATGCAACGGATCGTGCGCGCGTTCGAGACGCGGGCAGCGGCGCTTTACGCTTAG
- a CDS encoding DUF6477 family protein → MTDLTTHLSAMHRPGLLVKAATLACVTGDAHRRAKRRPVGKLLAEEEMLNAARMGGGMGYSPTRHVQVMSALIAAARGVN, encoded by the coding sequence ATGACTGATCTGACCACCCACCTCTCTGCAATGCACCGCCCCGGCCTGTTGGTAAAAGCCGCCACTTTGGCTTGTGTTACAGGGGATGCGCACCGCCGAGCCAAGCGTCGGCCCGTCGGCAAACTGCTGGCCGAAGAAGAAATGCTGAACGCCGCGCGCATGGGCGGTGGGATGGGATATTCCCCCACCCGGCACGTCCAGGTCATGAGTGCGCTGATCGCAGCCGCCCGGGGTGTGAACTAG
- the hpt gene encoding hypoxanthine phosphoribosyltransferase — MAQQGYRVEQMISAKSIAARIEELCREIEADFAGTSKLVVVGLLRGSFVFIADLVRELDLPVEVDFLEASSYGNAMESSREVRILKDLRGEIQGRDVLVVEDIVDTGHTLKHVVALLKQRQPNRLKTIALLNKKIRREVDIQADWVGFEIPDEFVVGYGIDYAQRNRNLPFIGRVVMEDS, encoded by the coding sequence ATGGCGCAGCAGGGCTACAGAGTCGAGCAGATGATCTCGGCCAAATCCATCGCCGCGCGGATCGAAGAACTGTGCCGAGAGATCGAGGCCGACTTCGCAGGCACCAGCAAGCTGGTGGTCGTGGGGCTTCTGCGCGGGTCGTTCGTGTTCATCGCCGATCTGGTGCGGGAGCTGGACCTGCCGGTAGAGGTCGATTTCCTCGAAGCCTCCAGCTATGGCAACGCGATGGAGAGCTCTCGTGAGGTGCGCATCCTCAAGGACCTGCGTGGCGAGATTCAGGGCCGCGATGTGCTGGTCGTGGAAGACATCGTCGACACTGGCCACACGCTGAAACATGTCGTCGCACTTTTGAAGCAACGCCAGCCCAATCGGTTGAAAACAATCGCTCTTCTCAACAAGAAGATCCGCCGTGAGGTAGACATTCAGGCCGATTGGGTCGGCTTCGAGATCCCCGACGAATTTGTCGTGGGCTACGGCATCGACTACGCGCAACGCAACCGTAACCTGCCCTTCATCGGCCGCGTCGTGATGGAAGACAGCTGA
- a CDS encoding ammonium transporter has product MNGADTAWIIVATALVLFMSLPGLALFYGGLVRARNVLSVFMHVYAIAALMSILWLAVGYSIAFGPGESGYWGGLERAFLNGVDADTLSGTLPEVLFFAFQMTFAIITPALIVGAYVERIGFGFVLLFSAIWMLVVYAPVVHWIWGGGMLSDGGIFGDVGVRDFAGGIVVHETAGLAALVLAVMLGRRRNHTTPPHNPGMVMVGAAMLWVGWFGFNGGSQLAADGGAAMALTVTHISAAAASLTWGLWEKVKYGKASLVGVVTGTIAGLASITPASGFVGPVAALIIGSVAGILCQEAVNFIRNKARIDDTLDVFAVHGVGGIFGTIMIVIFGSDVSALAQFGGLAVVGIYTVVLTVVIAKGVALVTPLRVDPETEETGLDIAVHGERAYDMSS; this is encoded by the coding sequence ATGAACGGAGCGGATACCGCATGGATCATCGTCGCCACGGCGCTGGTTCTATTCATGTCATTGCCGGGACTGGCACTTTTTTACGGCGGCCTGGTGCGCGCGCGCAACGTGTTGAGCGTGTTCATGCACGTCTACGCCATCGCCGCGCTGATGAGCATCCTGTGGCTGGCGGTGGGCTATTCCATCGCGTTTGGCCCGGGCGAAAGCGGCTACTGGGGCGGCCTGGAGCGCGCATTCCTCAACGGCGTTGATGCAGACACCCTGTCGGGCACCCTGCCCGAGGTTCTGTTCTTCGCCTTCCAGATGACCTTCGCGATCATCACCCCCGCCCTGATCGTCGGCGCTTACGTTGAGCGGATCGGCTTCGGCTTCGTCCTGCTGTTCAGTGCGATCTGGATGCTGGTCGTCTATGCCCCGGTCGTGCACTGGATCTGGGGCGGCGGCATGCTGTCGGACGGCGGCATTTTCGGCGACGTGGGCGTGCGGGATTTTGCAGGTGGCATCGTGGTGCACGAGACGGCGGGTCTGGCCGCGCTGGTCCTGGCGGTGATGCTGGGGCGGCGCAGGAACCACACCACACCGCCGCATAACCCCGGAATGGTGATGGTCGGCGCAGCAATGCTGTGGGTCGGCTGGTTCGGCTTCAACGGGGGCAGCCAGTTGGCGGCCGATGGCGGTGCCGCGATGGCGCTGACCGTAACCCATATCTCGGCGGCTGCGGCCTCGCTGACGTGGGGCCTTTGGGAGAAGGTAAAATACGGCAAGGCATCCCTCGTGGGTGTGGTGACGGGCACGATTGCGGGCCTTGCGTCTATCACGCCGGCTTCCGGCTTCGTGGGCCCGGTGGCCGCGCTGATCATCGGGTCGGTCGCTGGTATCCTGTGCCAGGAAGCGGTGAACTTCATCCGCAACAAGGCACGGATCGACGATACGCTGGACGTCTTCGCCGTCCACGGCGTCGGCGGCATCTTCGGCACCATCATGATCGTGATTTTCGGCAGCGACGTCAGCGCCTTGGCCCAGTTCGGCGGTCTGGCCGTGGTCGGCATCTACACGGTGGTGTTGACGGTTGTGATCGCCAAAGGGGTGGCGCTGGTCACGCCCCTGCGGGTCGATCCAGAGACGGAGGAGACAGGCCTTGATATCGCGGTCCACGGCGAACGGGCCTACGACATGAGCTCATAG
- the lipA gene encoding lipoyl synthase, protein MRDLKIPEQRHPEKARRPDNPQPKKPSWIRVKAPVGEGYKATAKIMRDHKLTTVCEEAGCPNVGECWSQGHATMMIMGEVCTRACTFCNIATGKPPEALDVFEPGRVADAVQKLALKHVVITSVDRDDVEDGGAEHFAQTIRAIRQRSPETTIEILTPDFIKSTPDALDVVVAAKPDVFNHNLETVPGLYPEVRPGARYFHSLRLLQRVKELDPTIFTKSGIMVGLGEDRQGVLQVMDDMRAADIDFMTVGQYLQPTPKHHAVDRFVTPEEFASYEKAAWGKGFLMVSATPLTRSSYHAGDDFARLRANRLAKLA, encoded by the coding sequence ATGCGCGACTTGAAGATCCCCGAACAACGGCACCCTGAGAAGGCGCGCCGTCCGGATAATCCTCAGCCCAAGAAGCCGTCATGGATTCGCGTCAAAGCGCCCGTGGGCGAAGGCTACAAGGCCACCGCCAAGATCATGCGCGACCACAAGTTGACCACCGTGTGTGAAGAGGCCGGTTGCCCCAACGTTGGTGAATGCTGGTCCCAGGGCCACGCAACGATGATGATCATGGGCGAAGTCTGCACGCGGGCCTGCACCTTCTGCAACATCGCAACGGGCAAGCCGCCCGAGGCGCTGGACGTCTTTGAGCCGGGCCGTGTGGCCGATGCCGTGCAGAAGCTGGCGCTCAAGCACGTTGTGATCACCTCGGTGGACCGCGATGACGTGGAGGATGGCGGGGCCGAGCATTTCGCCCAAACCATCCGCGCCATTCGCCAGCGGTCGCCCGAGACGACGATCGAGATCCTGACACCTGATTTCATCAAATCGACCCCGGACGCGTTGGACGTGGTCGTTGCCGCAAAGCCCGATGTCTTCAACCACAATCTCGAGACGGTGCCCGGCCTCTACCCCGAGGTGCGGCCGGGTGCGCGTTATTTCCATTCGTTGCGCCTGTTGCAGCGCGTGAAAGAGCTGGACCCGACGATTTTCACCAAATCCGGCATCATGGTGGGCCTGGGCGAAGATCGCCAAGGCGTGTTGCAGGTGATGGACGACATGCGGGCCGCCGACATCGATTTCATGACGGTGGGGCAATACCTGCAACCGACGCCCAAGCACCATGCGGTGGATCGTTTCGTCACGCCCGAGGAATTCGCCAGCTATGAAAAGGCGGCTTGGGGCAAGGGGTTCCTGATGGTCTCGGCCACGCCGCTGACGCGGTCGTCTTACCATGCAGGCGATGATTTCGCGCGTCTGCGGGCGAATCGTTTGGCGAAGCTGGCTTGA
- a CDS encoding c-type cytochrome, which translates to MTTLKTFLAATLAVSTLAVAAQAQDSNPAVNARQGQFQIMALNIGVLGQMARGNTEYDAEAAQAAANNLLTMSQIDQRFHWVPGTDTDNIEGTRALPAIWAEGSQVIEIWGQFGDAAGGLAAVAGDGLEAMQAALGPVGAACGACHDDYRQPQ; encoded by the coding sequence ATGACCACCCTCAAGACATTCCTCGCAGCCACCCTCGCCGTCAGCACGCTTGCTGTAGCGGCCCAGGCGCAAGACAGCAACCCGGCCGTGAACGCCCGCCAAGGGCAGTTCCAGATCATGGCGCTCAACATCGGGGTGCTGGGACAGATGGCGCGCGGCAACACCGAGTACGATGCCGAGGCTGCCCAGGCGGCCGCCAACAACCTGCTCACCATGAGCCAGATCGACCAGCGGTTCCACTGGGTGCCCGGCACCGACACCGACAACATCGAAGGCACCCGCGCCCTGCCCGCGATCTGGGCAGAGGGCAGCCAGGTGATCGAGATCTGGGGCCAGTTCGGTGACGCCGCAGGTGGCTTGGCCGCGGTAGCAGGCGACGGTCTGGAAGCCATGCAAGCGGCATTGGGTCCGGTGGGTGCGGCCTGTGGCGCCTGCCACGATGATTATCGCCAGCCGCAATAA
- a CDS encoding c-type cytochrome, which yields MGRVIRIAIALAIIGLGAAWALTRPQHITDTEVAGLVGDAEAGEAVFWAAGCASCHSREDAEAEERLVLAGGQAFPSDFGTFRAPNISSDPTHGIGDWTLPQFLTALQNGISPEGQHYYPAFPYTAYRLADRQDLADLFAFMQTLPASDTPSQPHDVGFPFSIRRAVGLWNVLNLRDDYAISVDLSDEAERGRYLAEALSHCGECHTPRNVIGALDRSRWLQGAPNPSGRGTIPALTPDALTWSQDEIAAYLNDGFTPEFDNAGGHMRSVIQNLANLPAEDREAIAAYLQAVPQGSGVP from the coding sequence GTGGGCCGCGTCATCCGCATTGCCATCGCCTTGGCCATCATTGGCCTTGGCGCTGCATGGGCGCTGACGCGGCCCCAACACATCACCGACACAGAAGTGGCGGGCCTTGTGGGCGACGCAGAGGCCGGCGAAGCAGTGTTCTGGGCGGCGGGCTGCGCGTCATGTCACAGCCGCGAGGACGCCGAGGCAGAGGAGCGGCTGGTTTTGGCCGGAGGCCAGGCGTTCCCCAGCGATTTCGGCACCTTTCGCGCGCCCAACATCTCGTCCGATCCGACCCACGGCATCGGCGATTGGACACTTCCGCAGTTCCTGACCGCGCTTCAGAACGGCATCAGTCCCGAAGGCCAGCATTACTACCCGGCCTTCCCCTACACCGCTTACCGCCTTGCCGACCGCCAGGACCTGGCCGATCTGTTTGCCTTCATGCAGACCCTGCCCGCCTCGGACACGCCGTCGCAGCCCCATGACGTGGGCTTTCCGTTCAGCATCCGCCGCGCCGTGGGCCTGTGGAACGTGCTGAACCTGCGGGATGATTACGCGATCTCCGTTGACCTGTCCGACGAGGCAGAGCGCGGGCGCTATCTGGCCGAGGCGCTGTCCCATTGCGGCGAGTGCCATACGCCGCGAAATGTCATCGGCGCGCTGGACCGCAGCCGCTGGTTGCAAGGCGCGCCCAACCCCTCGGGACGCGGGACGATCCCGGCGCTGACACCGGACGCCCTGACTTGGTCACAAGATGAGATCGCCGCCTATCTCAACGATGGATTCACACCGGAATTCGACAACGCCGGAGGGCACATGCGCTCGGTCATTCAGAACCTCGCAAACCTGCCCGCCGAGGATCGCGAGGCCATTGCCGCCTACCTGCAAGCGGTGCCGCAAGGCTCTGGTGTGCCTTAA
- a CDS encoding methyl-accepting chemotaxis protein: MSIPVPIPSDAEVPFVERHRTTRAGLQRLGSLAETTGQCIVKLSANLHQIDLDAGAQLQIVDQIAGEAYALTEATQVMTDGLHTVTHATTHALTTVESSIDTLKQTAKRSKDVAKWVGNLEEVLTSVECTLTQVNNANLKIAGIAKQVNILAVNARIEAARAGNAGRGFAVVAEAINALSKQTTLAANDVRDSTLTLKGAISDLRTDAHDISGSAQQVLNDAADVDDALTHINQDVRAAVTGTEQLTETVVGVATAAGHFAPACAGLKQALTATAQGVHNANHRAEEIVDISENAMQLSVELGGDLADAAFIEIIQDGAAQIAALFEAGLDNSQISERDLFDRTYTPIAGTRPPQVLAPFTRYTDNVLPAVQDPILDMSDRIIFCAAVDVNGYLPTHNKAFSAPQGEDEVWNAAHCRNRRIFDDRVGLKSGKNTAPFLMQTYLRDMGGGQHVLMKDVSAPIMVRGRHWGGLRMGLKPRS, translated from the coding sequence ATGTCCATTCCCGTTCCAATACCCAGCGACGCTGAAGTGCCCTTCGTTGAACGGCATCGCACCACCAGGGCAGGCCTGCAACGCCTGGGTTCCTTGGCGGAAACGACCGGGCAATGCATCGTCAAACTCTCCGCTAATCTGCATCAGATTGATCTGGATGCGGGCGCGCAGCTTCAGATCGTGGACCAGATCGCAGGAGAGGCCTACGCGCTTACCGAGGCCACCCAGGTCATGACCGATGGCTTGCACACCGTCACACATGCGACAACCCACGCCCTGACAACTGTTGAAAGCTCGATCGATACACTGAAACAGACAGCCAAGCGCAGCAAGGACGTGGCCAAATGGGTCGGCAATCTGGAAGAGGTGCTGACGTCGGTGGAATGCACGCTGACACAGGTCAACAACGCCAACCTGAAGATCGCAGGAATCGCAAAACAAGTTAACATCCTTGCCGTCAACGCCAGGATCGAGGCGGCGCGCGCCGGGAACGCAGGCCGAGGTTTCGCCGTCGTGGCCGAGGCGATCAACGCGTTGTCCAAACAAACGACACTCGCCGCAAATGATGTGCGCGATTCGACCCTGACCCTGAAAGGCGCCATCAGCGATCTGCGCACCGATGCCCACGACATAAGCGGCAGCGCGCAACAGGTGTTGAACGATGCCGCCGATGTGGACGACGCCCTGACGCACATCAATCAAGACGTCCGCGCGGCCGTCACGGGGACCGAACAATTGACCGAAACAGTCGTTGGCGTCGCAACGGCTGCTGGTCATTTCGCCCCGGCTTGCGCCGGCCTCAAACAGGCACTGACCGCCACCGCTCAAGGGGTGCATAACGCCAACCACAGGGCCGAAGAGATTGTCGACATCTCGGAAAACGCGATGCAGCTTTCAGTGGAATTGGGCGGCGACCTTGCGGACGCCGCCTTCATCGAAATTATCCAGGATGGCGCCGCCCAGATCGCCGCCCTGTTCGAGGCGGGGCTCGACAACAGCCAAATCTCGGAGCGGGACCTGTTCGACCGTACCTATACGCCCATCGCGGGCACGCGCCCGCCGCAGGTGCTGGCCCCGTTCACCCGTTACACGGACAACGTCCTGCCCGCCGTGCAAGACCCGATTCTCGACATGAGCGACCGCATCATCTTTTGCGCCGCCGTTGATGTGAACGGCTACCTGCCAACCCACAACAAGGCCTTCTCTGCGCCCCAGGGCGAAGATGAGGTGTGGAACGCAGCCCATTGCCGAAACCGGCGCATTTTCGACGATCGCGTCGGGCTAAAATCCGGAAAGAATACTGCACCGTTCCTGATGCAAACCTACCTGAGGGACATGGGCGGCGGGCAGCATGTCCTGATGAAGGACGTCTCTGCCCCGATCATGGTTCGAGGCAGACATTGGGGCGGCCTGCGGATGGGGTTAAAGCCCCGGTCCTAG
- a CDS encoding phosphatidylglycerophosphatase A family protein, producing MTRLLTTVGGVGLLRPAPGTWGSAAGLLLGVFLHMAGGFWLLLAATFAMTALGYWAVAAEVGDSSDDPSEIVIDEVAGQWVALWPVSFGASMMGADIWALYPGLITAFIAFRAFDIFKPGPVGWADKQHGAFGIMADDIIAGWLAAMIVALFAVFAHLVLM from the coding sequence GTGACCCGTCTGCTCACGACCGTCGGCGGGGTTGGCCTGCTGCGCCCTGCGCCCGGCACCTGGGGGAGTGCGGCGGGGCTACTGCTTGGGGTCTTCCTCCATATGGCGGGCGGTTTCTGGCTTCTGTTGGCCGCAACCTTCGCGATGACGGCGCTTGGATATTGGGCCGTCGCGGCGGAAGTCGGCGACAGCAGCGATGACCCCTCGGAGATCGTTATCGATGAGGTCGCGGGCCAATGGGTGGCCCTTTGGCCGGTGTCGTTCGGCGCAAGCATGATGGGCGCCGATATTTGGGCACTCTACCCCGGCTTGATCACGGCCTTCATCGCGTTTCGGGCCTTCGACATTTTCAAGCCGGGGCCTGTCGGATGGGCCGACAAGCAGCACGGCGCTTTCGGCATCATGGCCGATGACATCATCGCGGGCTGGCTGGCGGCGATGATCGTGGCGCTCTTCGCGGTCTTCGCTCATCTGGTGCTGATGTGA